Proteins from a genomic interval of Rhizobium leguminosarum:
- a CDS encoding DUF3175 domain-containing protein, which yields MAKSKKKWSQDVTEHSDAMDLKEGVFKSDDPKKIARSVKHSAEESDRRKSSPFRAAMSMLTFYINRAGDQLTKKRRGTLEKAKDELRKDFGRQPKD from the coding sequence ATGGCCAAATCGAAAAAGAAATGGTCGCAGGACGTCACCGAACACAGCGATGCGATGGACCTGAAGGAAGGCGTGTTCAAATCGGACGATCCGAAGAAGATTGCCCGCTCCGTCAAGCACTCCGCCGAGGAGAGCGATCGCCGCAAGTCGAGTCCCTTCCGCGCCGCCATGTCGATGCTGACCTTCTACATCAACCGCGCCGGCGACCAGCTGACGAAAAAGCGGCGCGGCACCCTTGAAAAGGCCAAGGACGAACTGCGAAAAGACTTCGGTCGTCAACCGAAGGATTGA
- a CDS encoding glutathione S-transferase, with translation MAYELYYWDGIQGRGEFVRLALEEAGADYIDITRQPGRGTGAMFDIMKSDSEPHIPFAPPFLKDGDLIVPHVANILFYLGPKLGLAPKDEGLRHVVNGLQLTVTDFVAEVHDTHHPIDMSLFYEDQKQEAKARSAAFIRDRIPKFLGYFERVLQQNPKGPNHLVGDALTYVDLSLFQVIEGLSYAFPRAMTNRKAEYPAQLALHDAVAKRPNIARYLASPRRLAFNEEGIFRHYPELDSAG, from the coding sequence ATGGCATACGAACTTTATTATTGGGACGGCATTCAAGGCCGCGGCGAATTCGTGCGGTTGGCGCTGGAAGAAGCTGGCGCCGACTATATCGACATCACCCGCCAGCCCGGGCGCGGTACCGGCGCCATGTTCGACATCATGAAAAGCGACAGCGAACCGCACATTCCCTTTGCGCCGCCCTTCCTGAAGGACGGCGATCTCATTGTCCCGCATGTCGCCAACATCCTGTTTTACCTCGGCCCGAAGCTCGGCCTTGCGCCTAAGGATGAAGGCCTTCGCCATGTCGTCAACGGCCTGCAGCTGACCGTCACCGATTTCGTCGCCGAAGTGCACGATACGCACCACCCGATCGACATGTCGCTCTTTTACGAGGATCAGAAGCAGGAAGCGAAAGCCCGCTCCGCTGCCTTCATCCGCGACCGCATTCCGAAATTCCTCGGTTATTTTGAGCGTGTGCTGCAGCAGAACCCGAAAGGCCCCAACCATCTGGTCGGCGATGCGCTGACCTATGTCGACCTCTCGCTCTTCCAGGTGATCGAGGGCCTGAGCTACGCCTTCCCGAGAGCCATGACAAACCGCAAGGCGGAATATCCCGCACAGCTGGCTCTGCATGATGCTGTGGCTAAGCGTCCAAACATTGCCCGTTATCTCGCCTCCCCCCGCCGCCTCGCCTTCAATGAGGAAGGGATTTTCAGGCATTATCCTGAGCTGGACAGTGCGGGCTGA
- the ligD gene encoding non-homologous end-joining DNA ligase, whose product MSPTHPPASDVSLTHPDRFYWPDEGVTKQALADYYAAVWPFMAPYVVNRPLALLRLPDGIKGQQRFFQKHAWKGMNPHIEEIADPQDADGEKLLRIADFNGLVALVQSAVLEIHPWGTTIDNWERPDMITMDLDPGEDVAWSAVISAALELKTRLEARGLAAFVKTSGGKGLHVVTPLAPKAGWAEVKDFAHSLAESMSADAPDTYLATATKAKRGGHIYIDYLRNGRGNTAVAAYSTRARSGAPVSMPLDWSELNDVSGPAAFTLGNVPRRLETQPRDPWGNFFGAAVPLE is encoded by the coding sequence ATGAGCCCCACACATCCGCCGGCATCTGATGTATCGCTGACCCATCCCGACCGGTTCTACTGGCCGGACGAGGGCGTGACCAAGCAGGCGCTGGCGGATTATTATGCGGCGGTGTGGCCATTCATGGCGCCTTATGTCGTCAACCGGCCGTTGGCGTTGCTGCGTCTGCCGGACGGGATAAAGGGCCAACAACGGTTTTTCCAGAAACATGCCTGGAAAGGCATGAATCCGCATATCGAGGAGATCGCCGACCCGCAGGATGCGGACGGCGAAAAGCTGCTGCGCATCGCCGATTTCAACGGTCTCGTGGCGCTGGTGCAATCGGCCGTGCTCGAAATTCATCCCTGGGGCACGACGATCGACAATTGGGAAAGGCCTGACATGATCACCATGGACCTCGATCCCGGCGAGGACGTGGCTTGGAGCGCGGTGATTTCGGCAGCACTTGAATTGAAGACGCGGCTGGAAGCCCGCGGCCTGGCTGCCTTCGTCAAGACGTCGGGCGGCAAGGGACTGCATGTGGTGACGCCGCTCGCGCCGAAGGCCGGCTGGGCGGAAGTGAAGGATTTCGCCCACTCGCTTGCCGAAAGCATGTCGGCCGACGCGCCGGACACATATCTGGCAACCGCGACGAAGGCAAAACGCGGTGGACATATCTACATCGATTATCTCCGCAACGGCCGCGGCAATACGGCGGTCGCGGCCTATTCGACGCGGGCACGATCGGGTGCGCCGGTTTCCATGCCGCTGGATTGGTCCGAATTGAACGATGTGAGCGGTCCCGCCGCTTTCACGCTCGGCAACGTGCCACGGCGATTGGAGACCCAGCCGAGAGACCCGTGGGGAAATTTCTTCGGTGCGGCGGTGCCGCTCGAATGA
- a CDS encoding DNA topoisomerase IB has product MNAEAITDLGLVYVSDTEPGIRRRRKGKGFSYVMPDGTTLADELQRARIRALGLPPAYENVWICLYDNGHLQATGFDARGRKQYRYHKDWQSFRSAGKFHQLIEFGRALPRIRRTVLRHLDTGAEDVNGVLAALTTLLDEAHLRVGNQAYVRENGTYGATTLLKRHLKIVDGQIELKFRAKGGKRVQRSLKHPRLQKILEEIADLPGRQLFVWKDESGALKPIDSGRLNAYLAEISGIPISAKTFRTWAGSLAAFGVARETILSGGRPTVKQMSEAAAEALHNTPAISRSSYIHPAIIALAGNDHPLIETGNEPLRGLRAEENRLLDFLTSEIEE; this is encoded by the coding sequence ATGAATGCCGAAGCCATCACCGACCTTGGTCTCGTCTATGTCAGCGATACTGAACCAGGCATCCGCAGACGAAGGAAGGGTAAGGGCTTCAGCTATGTGATGCCCGACGGCACGACGCTTGCCGACGAATTGCAGCGGGCGCGCATCCGCGCGCTCGGTCTGCCGCCAGCCTACGAGAATGTCTGGATATGCCTCTACGACAACGGCCATCTGCAGGCGACAGGTTTCGATGCACGTGGGCGCAAGCAATACCGCTACCACAAGGATTGGCAATCCTTCCGAAGTGCGGGAAAATTCCATCAGCTGATTGAGTTCGGCCGGGCGCTGCCTCGGATACGCCGGACCGTGCTGCGCCATCTCGACACCGGTGCGGAGGATGTCAACGGCGTGCTTGCGGCTTTGACGACGCTGCTCGACGAGGCGCACTTACGCGTCGGCAACCAGGCCTATGTCAGGGAGAACGGCACCTATGGCGCAACGACGCTGCTGAAGCGCCACCTGAAGATCGTCGACGGTCAGATAGAGCTGAAATTTCGCGCCAAGGGTGGCAAGCGCGTCCAGCGCAGCCTCAAGCATCCCAGGCTGCAGAAGATCCTGGAGGAGATAGCCGACCTGCCCGGCCGCCAGCTCTTCGTTTGGAAGGACGAAAGCGGGGCGCTGAAACCAATCGATTCCGGCCGGTTGAACGCCTATCTGGCCGAAATATCGGGCATTCCCATTTCGGCGAAAACCTTCCGCACCTGGGCGGGATCGCTGGCGGCCTTCGGTGTGGCGCGTGAGACGATCCTCAGTGGCGGCCGGCCGACGGTAAAGCAGATGTCGGAGGCCGCGGCCGAGGCGCTGCACAACACACCGGCGATCTCGCGCTCGAGCTATATCCATCCCGCGATCATCGCGCTCGCCGGCAACGATCATCCGCTGATCGAGACTGGTAACGAGCCGCTACGGGGCTTGCGGGCCGAGGAAAACAGGCTACTTGATTTCCTCACAAGCGAGATCGAAGAATGA
- the glgX gene encoding glycogen debranching protein GlgX codes for MSFSFSELDFLKPELGAEYTGSGTHFAVFSAHAEQMELCLFSPDGKNEIARLPLPKREGDIWSGYIAGVGPGTVYGYRAHGPYDPQAGHRFNPNKLLLDPYAKQVTGELKWDDALFGYQIGEDDLSFDERDSAPFMVKGVVQDPDFDWAGEEAIRRPWPDTIIYEAHVRGLTMTHPKVPDRLRGTFLGMCSDPIIDHLVKLGISAIELLPIQYFLDDRYLLENNLRNYWGYQTLGFFAPQSRYMSGDKITEIKTMVKKFHAAGIEVIMDVVYNHTAEGSEKGPTLSFRGLDNASYYILSPDDPRHTFDTTGTGNTLNAANPMVMRMVLDSLRYWVGVMHIDGFRFDLASTLGRQDMEFDRQGLFFGAIRQDPILAGVKLIAEPWDVGDGGYQVGGFPHPFREWNDKFRDDVRRFWKGDGGMVSEISQRITGSAVQFNHSDRGATSSINLLSAHDGFTLMDTVSFDDKHNDANGEDNRDGHSDNHSDNMGAEGVTDNEDINSLRARRRRNMMATLMLSQGVPMILAGDELGNSQDGNNNAYCQDNEIGWTDWAGLEDPFLDFCRQAVAFRKAHPVLRQERFLTGETGEDGRIEIAWYRPDGGFMDDGAWNDDELRVLGVYLSKSANAPETETMDDLFLIFNAGGDCEFYVPEVNGLTKWSRIADTGAERDAFKVRDQDNPVMVYAQSVAVFAPEGQTEPLKDMTKAGRRWWFQFGRRSK; via the coding sequence ATGAGCTTTTCATTTTCGGAACTCGACTTCCTCAAGCCGGAGCTGGGAGCGGAGTATACGGGTTCTGGCACCCATTTCGCGGTATTCTCCGCCCATGCGGAACAGATGGAGCTCTGCCTCTTCTCGCCTGACGGAAAGAACGAGATCGCCCGGCTGCCGTTGCCGAAGCGCGAAGGCGACATCTGGTCGGGCTATATCGCCGGCGTCGGGCCGGGCACCGTCTACGGTTATCGCGCCCACGGCCCCTATGACCCGCAAGCCGGCCATCGCTTCAATCCGAACAAGCTCCTGCTCGACCCCTATGCCAAACAGGTGACGGGCGAGCTTAAATGGGATGACGCGCTCTTCGGTTATCAGATCGGCGAGGACGACCTTTCTTTCGACGAGCGTGACAGCGCGCCATTCATGGTCAAGGGCGTGGTGCAGGATCCGGACTTCGATTGGGCGGGTGAAGAGGCGATCCGCCGCCCCTGGCCCGACACCATCATCTATGAGGCGCATGTGCGCGGCCTGACGATGACCCATCCGAAGGTGCCAGACCGGCTACGCGGTACCTTTCTCGGCATGTGCAGCGATCCGATCATCGACCATCTCGTCAAGCTCGGCATCTCGGCGATCGAGCTGCTGCCGATCCAGTATTTCCTCGATGATCGTTATCTCCTGGAAAACAACCTACGCAATTATTGGGGCTATCAGACACTCGGCTTCTTCGCGCCGCAATCTCGTTACATGTCCGGCGACAAGATCACCGAAATCAAGACCATGGTGAAGAAGTTCCATGCCGCCGGCATCGAAGTCATCATGGACGTGGTCTATAACCACACCGCCGAAGGCAGCGAGAAAGGACCGACGCTGTCCTTCCGCGGGCTCGACAATGCGAGCTATTACATTCTCTCCCCCGACGATCCGCGCCACACCTTTGATACCACGGGGACCGGAAACACGCTGAATGCCGCCAATCCCATGGTGATGCGCATGGTGCTCGACAGCCTGCGCTACTGGGTCGGCGTCATGCATATCGATGGCTTCCGTTTCGACCTTGCCAGCACGCTCGGCCGCCAGGATATGGAATTCGATCGGCAGGGCCTGTTCTTCGGCGCCATTCGCCAGGATCCGATCCTTGCCGGTGTCAAGCTGATCGCCGAGCCCTGGGACGTAGGCGATGGCGGTTATCAGGTTGGCGGCTTTCCACATCCCTTCCGTGAGTGGAACGACAAGTTTCGTGACGACGTGCGTCGCTTTTGGAAGGGCGATGGCGGCATGGTCTCGGAGATCTCGCAACGCATCACCGGCTCGGCGGTACAGTTCAACCACTCGGATCGCGGTGCGACGTCATCGATCAATCTGCTGTCGGCCCATGACGGCTTCACGTTGATGGACACGGTTTCCTTCGACGACAAGCACAATGACGCGAACGGCGAGGATAACAGGGACGGACATTCGGACAATCATTCGGACAACATGGGTGCCGAAGGCGTGACGGATAACGAGGACATCAACAGCCTTCGGGCACGGCGGCGGCGCAACATGATGGCGACGCTGATGCTCTCCCAGGGCGTGCCGATGATCCTGGCCGGCGACGAGCTCGGCAACAGCCAGGACGGCAACAATAACGCCTATTGCCAGGACAACGAAATCGGCTGGACCGATTGGGCAGGGCTCGAGGATCCTTTCCTCGATTTCTGCCGGCAAGCCGTCGCCTTCCGCAAGGCCCATCCCGTTCTGCGGCAGGAGCGGTTCCTGACCGGCGAAACCGGCGAGGACGGCCGCATCGAGATCGCTTGGTACAGACCGGACGGCGGCTTCATGGATGACGGTGCCTGGAACGATGACGAACTGCGGGTGCTCGGCGTCTATCTCTCGAAGAGCGCGAATGCGCCCGAGACCGAGACGATGGATGACCTCTTCCTCATCTTCAATGCCGGCGGCGACTGCGAATTCTACGTGCCGGAGGTAAACGGACTGACGAAATGGTCGCGGATTGCCGACACCGGGGCGGAGAGGGATGCCTTTAAGGTTCGCGATCAGGATAATCCGGTCATGGTCTATGCCCAGAGCGTTGCCGTCTTTGCGCCGGAGGGGCAGACCGAGCCGCTGAAGGACATGACCAAGGCCGGGCGCCGGTGGTGGTTTCAGTTCGGCCGCAGGAGCAAGTAA
- a CDS encoding SDR family NAD(P)-dependent oxidoreductase — protein MVELAQSLASIKLPDLSGKAVLITGASTGIGAALARAFAAQGAKVGVHYNTSREPAEKLAEEIRAAGGAVHLIQGDVSREGETERVVEETAKTFGHLDGLINNAGGMLGRKPTSDYTDAHYAAVMDLNARSVLAATRAAHPWLKKQGGFIINTTSIAARNGGGNGAILYAASKGFVSTITRGHAKEFVADRIRVNAVAPGVIATPFHERYTNDEQMELQRKSIPMGFVGTSEDCVGAYLFLASPTLSGYITGQIIEVNGGQLMP, from the coding sequence ATGGTCGAACTCGCGCAATCGCTCGCATCCATCAAGCTGCCGGACCTGTCCGGCAAGGCCGTGCTGATCACCGGCGCCTCAACCGGGATCGGCGCGGCGCTCGCTCGCGCCTTTGCGGCGCAAGGGGCCAAGGTCGGCGTGCATTACAATACCAGCCGCGAACCGGCGGAGAAGCTTGCCGAGGAGATCCGGGCTGCCGGCGGCGCCGTGCATCTGATCCAAGGTGACGTGTCGAGGGAAGGCGAGACCGAGCGTGTCGTCGAGGAGACGGCGAAGACCTTCGGTCATCTCGACGGCCTCATCAACAATGCCGGCGGCATGCTGGGGCGCAAGCCGACCTCGGACTATACCGACGCGCATTATGCCGCGGTCATGGATCTCAACGCCCGCTCGGTGCTGGCGGCCACGCGTGCGGCGCATCCGTGGCTGAAAAAGCAGGGTGGCTTCATCATCAACACCACCTCGATCGCCGCGCGCAATGGCGGCGGCAATGGTGCGATCCTTTATGCGGCGTCCAAGGGCTTCGTCTCGACGATCACGCGTGGTCACGCCAAGGAATTCGTCGCCGACAGGATCCGCGTCAACGCGGTGGCGCCGGGTGTCATCGCCACGCCCTTCCACGAGCGTTATACCAATGACGAGCAGATGGAGCTGCAGCGCAAGTCGATCCCGATGGGCTTCGTCGGCACGTCGGAGGATTGCGTCGGCGCCTATCTCTTCCTCGCCTCGCCGACGTTGTCGGGTTACATCACCGGCCAGATCATCGAGGTCAATGGCGGCCAGCTGATGCCGTGA
- a CDS encoding MFS transporter, with the protein MGVSYRWVIVAVGALMSCVAIGAMFSLAIFQEPIATATGWSHVGIASAMTLNFIVMGLGGFLWGAASDRFGPRAVVLIGSVLLGLALVLASRAETLLQFQLTYGVLVGLAASAFFAPMIAATTAWFDEHRGLAVSLVSAGMGVAPMTISPFARWLISAYDWRPAMLIIGIAAWVLLVPAALLVRRPPAETADADTGFAAEGARPQLSKVFRSPQFIVLGLTFFACCAAHSGPIFHMVNYATICGIAPMAAVSIYSVEGLAGLGGRLLYGSLADRIGVKPVLVAGLLVQAAALATYLLVSELTEFYALAIVFGSAYGGVMPLYALLAREYFGQRIIGTVLGAATMLSSLGMAFGPLIGGWIFDTFANYSWLFIGSAMVGLGAAAIALAFPPLARQKPQPAFGVAP; encoded by the coding sequence ATGGGTGTTTCTTATCGTTGGGTCATCGTCGCCGTCGGCGCTCTGATGTCATGCGTGGCAATCGGCGCGATGTTCTCGCTGGCGATTTTTCAGGAGCCGATCGCCACGGCGACCGGCTGGTCGCATGTCGGCATAGCGAGCGCGATGACGCTGAATTTCATCGTCATGGGTTTAGGCGGCTTCCTCTGGGGGGCGGCAAGCGACCGCTTCGGCCCGCGCGCGGTCGTGCTGATAGGCTCGGTGCTGCTCGGCCTGGCGCTGGTGCTGGCGAGCCGGGCCGAGACCCTGCTGCAATTCCAATTGACGTATGGTGTCCTGGTCGGACTGGCCGCCAGCGCCTTCTTCGCGCCGATGATCGCGGCGACGACCGCCTGGTTCGACGAGCATCGCGGCCTTGCCGTGTCGCTCGTCTCCGCCGGCATGGGGGTCGCGCCGATGACGATCTCGCCCTTCGCGCGCTGGCTGATCTCGGCCTATGACTGGCGGCCGGCCATGTTGATCATCGGCATTGCTGCCTGGGTGCTGCTGGTGCCAGCCGCGCTGCTGGTCAGGCGTCCGCCTGCCGAGACCGCAGATGCCGACACCGGATTTGCCGCGGAAGGCGCTAGGCCGCAGCTGTCGAAAGTCTTCCGGTCGCCGCAATTCATCGTGCTCGGCCTTACCTTCTTTGCCTGCTGTGCGGCCCATTCAGGCCCGATCTTCCACATGGTGAACTATGCGACGATCTGCGGCATCGCACCGATGGCGGCGGTCAGCATCTACAGCGTCGAGGGACTGGCGGGGCTCGGCGGCCGGCTGCTCTATGGCAGCCTCGCCGACAGGATCGGCGTGAAGCCGGTGCTGGTCGCCGGACTGCTGGTGCAGGCAGCCGCACTCGCGACCTATCTCCTCGTCAGCGAGCTGACCGAATTCTATGCGCTCGCCATCGTCTTCGGTAGCGCCTATGGTGGCGTGATGCCGCTTTATGCGCTGCTGGCGCGGGAATATTTCGGGCAACGCATCATCGGTACGGTCCTGGGCGCGGCAACGATGCTCTCCAGCCTCGGCATGGCCTTTGGCCCTCTGATCGGCGGCTGGATCTTCGACACATTCGCCAATTATTCCTGGCTGTTCATCGGCTCCGCAATGGTCGGGCTGGGAGCTGCGGCGATAGCGCTGGCATTTCCGCCTCTCGCCCGCCAAAAGCCGCAGCCAGCCTTTGGTGTGGCTCCGTAA
- a CDS encoding GNAT family N-acetyltransferase, with translation MLIRPADKNDRSAIWRIIGPTIRAGETYALDRDLAEADALAYWMGPDRETFVAEEDGVILGTYYIKANQAGGGRHVCNCGYMTDAAASGRGVARLMHEHSLEHARLRGFRAMQFNFVVSSNERAVGLWQSLGFDIVGRLPGVFLHPTQGYVDALVMFRTL, from the coding sequence ATGCTGATCCGACCCGCAGACAAGAACGATCGAAGCGCGATCTGGAGGATTATCGGCCCGACGATCCGCGCCGGCGAAACCTATGCGCTCGATCGCGATCTCGCTGAGGCCGATGCGCTGGCCTACTGGATGGGACCGGACCGCGAGACCTTCGTCGCCGAAGAGGACGGCGTGATCCTCGGCACATATTACATCAAGGCCAATCAGGCAGGCGGCGGACGGCATGTCTGCAATTGCGGCTACATGACCGATGCCGCCGCGAGCGGCCGTGGCGTCGCGCGGCTGATGCATGAGCATTCCCTGGAGCATGCCCGCTTGCGGGGCTTTCGGGCGATGCAGTTCAATTTCGTCGTCAGCAGCAATGAACGCGCGGTTGGGCTGTGGCAATCTCTCGGCTTCGATATCGTCGGCCGGCTTCCTGGAGTCTTCCTTCATCCGACGCAGGGTTACGTCGACGCATTGGTGATGTTTCGTACGCTTTAG
- the pcaF gene encoding 3-oxoadipyl-CoA thiolase: MTEAFICDYIRTPIGRFAGSLSQVRSDDLGAIPLKALMERNAAVDWEAVDDVIFGCANQAGEDNRNVARMSALLAGLPIAVPGTTINRLCGSGMDAVIMAARAIRSGEAELMIAGGVESMSRAPFVMPKAETAFSRAAEIHDTTIGWRFVNPLMKKQYGVDSMPETGENVAEDYHVSREDQDAFAVRSQAKAAAAQANGRLAKEITPVTIPQRKGDPIVVDKDEHPRATTIETLAKLATPFKKEGGTVTAGNASGVNDGAAALIVASEAAARKYGLTPIARILGGAAAAVPPRVMGVGPIPASRKLMARLGMTADQFDVIELNEAFASQGLAVLRALGIADDDARVNRNGGAIALGHPLGMSGARITGTAALELLQTGGQYSLSTMCIGVGQGIAIALERV, encoded by the coding sequence ATGACCGAAGCCTTTATCTGCGACTATATCAGAACGCCGATCGGCCGCTTCGCCGGCTCGCTGTCCCAGGTGCGGTCCGACGATCTCGGAGCAATCCCGCTGAAGGCGCTGATGGAACGAAATGCCGCCGTCGATTGGGAAGCCGTCGACGATGTGATCTTCGGCTGCGCCAACCAGGCGGGCGAGGACAACCGCAATGTCGCGCGCATGTCGGCGCTGCTCGCCGGCCTGCCGATCGCGGTACCCGGCACGACGATCAACCGGCTCTGCGGTTCCGGCATGGATGCGGTGATCATGGCGGCGCGCGCCATCCGCTCCGGCGAGGCCGAGTTGATGATCGCAGGCGGCGTCGAGAGCATGTCACGCGCGCCCTTCGTCATGCCGAAGGCCGAGACGGCCTTTTCACGGGCGGCCGAAATCCATGACACGACGATCGGCTGGCGCTTCGTCAACCCGCTGATGAAGAAACAATACGGCGTCGATTCCATGCCGGAGACCGGCGAGAATGTCGCCGAGGACTATCATGTCAGCCGCGAAGACCAGGATGCATTCGCGGTGCGAAGCCAGGCAAAGGCGGCCGCTGCCCAGGCGAACGGGCGCCTGGCGAAGGAGATCACCCCGGTGACCATCCCGCAGCGCAAGGGCGATCCCATTGTCGTAGACAAGGACGAGCATCCGCGCGCGACGACGATCGAAACGCTGGCGAAACTCGCCACGCCTTTCAAAAAGGAAGGCGGCACGGTGACGGCCGGCAATGCCTCCGGCGTCAATGACGGGGCGGCCGCACTGATCGTCGCCTCCGAAGCGGCGGCGCGGAAATACGGCCTGACGCCGATCGCCCGCATCCTCGGCGGCGCGGCTGCCGCGGTTCCGCCAAGGGTGATGGGTGTCGGGCCGATCCCGGCCTCGCGCAAGCTGATGGCACGGCTCGGCATGACCGCGGATCAGTTCGACGTGATCGAACTCAACGAGGCCTTTGCCAGCCAGGGGCTGGCGGTGCTGCGCGCACTGGGCATTGCCGATGATGACGCACGGGTGAACCGCAATGGCGGCGCGATCGCGCTCGGCCATCCGCTTGGCATGTCGGGCGCACGCATCACCGGCACGGCAGCACTCGAGCTTCTGCAGACCGGCGGACAATACTCGCTGTCGACCATGTGCATCGGTGTCGGGCAGGGGATTGCGATAGCACTTGAAAGGGTTTGA
- a CDS encoding CoA transferase subunit B, producing MTVDHSSINTREDIKLSNAQIAWRAAQDIADGAYVNLGIGFPEMVARYQPPGRQAIFHTENGILNFGEPPAEGEEDWDLINAGKKAVTLKPGAAFFHHADSFAMVRGGHLDVAILGAYQVAENGDLANWRVGSKGVPAVGGAMDLVHGAKQVCVITEHVTKTGEPKLVEKCTFPLTGVACITRVYTSHAVIDIVNGRFVLREKLAAMSQEELQAMTGAPLHLEGPVGDLVVPKL from the coding sequence ATGACCGTCGATCACAGCTCCATCAACACCCGGGAAGACATCAAGCTTTCCAATGCGCAGATCGCCTGGCGCGCCGCGCAGGACATTGCCGACGGCGCCTATGTGAACCTCGGCATCGGCTTTCCCGAAATGGTCGCCCGCTATCAGCCGCCCGGCCGTCAGGCGATCTTCCACACCGAAAACGGCATACTGAATTTCGGCGAGCCGCCGGCGGAAGGCGAGGAGGACTGGGACCTGATCAACGCCGGCAAGAAGGCGGTGACGCTGAAACCGGGTGCCGCTTTCTTCCATCACGCCGACAGCTTCGCCATGGTGCGCGGCGGTCATCTCGACGTCGCGATCCTCGGCGCCTATCAGGTTGCGGAGAATGGCGATCTCGCCAACTGGCGGGTGGGCAGCAAGGGCGTGCCGGCCGTCGGCGGCGCCATGGACCTGGTGCACGGCGCCAAGCAGGTCTGCGTCATTACCGAGCACGTCACCAAGACAGGCGAGCCGAAGCTGGTGGAAAAATGCACCTTCCCGCTGACCGGCGTCGCCTGCATCACCCGCGTCTATACCAGCCATGCCGTCATCGACATCGTCAACGGACGTTTCGTCCTGCGCGAGAAGCTGGCCGCGATGTCGCAGGAGGAATTGCAGGCCATGACCGGTGCGCCGCTGCACCTCGAGGGGCCGGTCGGCGACCTCGTCGTCCCCAAACTCTAA
- a CDS encoding 3-oxoacid CoA-transferase subunit A, whose amino-acid sequence MDKTVGSTAEAVSEIGDGATVMIGGFGGSGAPIELIHALIDKGSKGLTVINNNAGNGRIGIAAMIDAGMVRKMICSFPRSSDPRAFTDKYLAGEIELELVPQGTLAERIRAGGAGIPAFYTPTAYGTELADGKVIAEFDGRHYVQERWLKADFAIVKAAIGDIQGNLTYNKAGRNFNPLMCMAAAKTIVQVSSIVPAGGIDPEQVVTPGIFVDRVVAVPNPQQEEELIRAGVAYV is encoded by the coding sequence ATGGACAAGACAGTCGGGAGCACGGCGGAAGCCGTCTCTGAGATCGGGGATGGCGCGACCGTCATGATCGGTGGTTTTGGTGGCTCGGGCGCGCCGATCGAGCTCATTCATGCCTTGATCGACAAGGGCTCCAAAGGCCTCACCGTGATCAACAACAATGCCGGCAACGGGCGCATCGGTATCGCTGCGATGATCGATGCCGGCATGGTGCGGAAGATGATCTGCTCTTTCCCGCGTTCGTCCGATCCGCGCGCCTTCACGGATAAATATCTGGCTGGCGAAATCGAACTCGAGCTGGTGCCGCAGGGAACGCTTGCCGAGCGCATCCGCGCCGGCGGGGCCGGCATCCCGGCCTTTTATACGCCGACCGCCTACGGCACCGAACTGGCCGACGGCAAGGTCATCGCCGAATTCGATGGCCGCCATTACGTGCAGGAGCGCTGGCTGAAGGCCGACTTCGCGATCGTCAAGGCTGCGATCGGCGACATCCAGGGCAATCTCACCTACAACAAGGCCGGCCGCAACTTCAATCCGCTGATGTGCATGGCGGCGGCGAAGACCATCGTCCAGGTCTCATCCATCGTGCCGGCCGGCGGCATCGATCCCGAGCAGGTGGTGACGCCAGGCATCTTCGTCGACCGCGTCGTTGCCGTCCCCAATCCCCAGCAGGAAGAAGAGCTCATTCGAGCCGGAGTGGCCTACGTATGA